The Plasmodium berghei ANKA genome assembly, chromosome: 12 region tGTGATAAGATAGAactaaataaatttgtttcGTTATGTCTATCtctgcatatattttttatgtttaaatTTCCAATAGAACTGCAAATGGAATCACAAACATTATTGCATGAagttttttcttcttcaatttcattttgttttattttaggGTTTGAATTATTCGATGAGATatctaaataatttttaaagttaatgaaataactatttttttgttcataaaatgctttatcattttttatattataaaattgtttattttttttattcatatttttacaatcATTGGATACATTTGTAAAATTGTGTTTGTGattaatacataaatttatagtttcaacttttttattattatttgattcatctataattttcataatgCTTTTTGTTGAAACAATTCTTTCATTACTTACATCTTTAACTGTGTTTCTGAAAACTGAAGTTTCCTTTTGTTTCAAACCAGGCGTGCTCGGGTTTGTTtgatttgtattattttctcCTATGCTAATTTCATCGtgattcattttattaatgttTATTTCTTCGTAGCtgtttttcttcattattagtgtgttaatttttttgtctttaacaacttttataaaaagagatgttttttcttcttcatgCAAGgcaaacatatttttttttaatatattattcgaTGTTtgatcatttttattttctatatatagaGATGATTGAttatcattaaatttttgaaCATTACTTTTCTCAAAACTATTGCTATCATGGTTGCATTTTATAGAtgtatcattatattttgaagaCTCATTTGGAtcacatatattattgatattgtgttttttttcattttcttttcttccttttttataaaattgattGGGATTTCCTGaagaataaataatagttGGTTTGGGGCATTTCATGTTTTGATTCAAGGAATTTGCGCTTCCTATGTAATTTCCATCATTAATATTGCTAAACAAAATTTGATTCGATTTTATATCTGGATATGAttctataaaattattaagttttttattaaattctAAACCTGAATCTACTGCagttttatcattttttcttatagatggaatattattatgataatgttttgaattatgataatgatgcaaatatatataatcatagacatctatattattatttatattattcatacTAAAACTAtctataattattttattacttaTTTTATACGTTTCACAAACTATATATACAGGAACATTATTTACCTTTGAAATCATACAAATCATACTGGTTCCTGCATaaccatatatattattatgcataATAGAATCAATACCTAATAAAACTTTagtacattttttaatattataagaTAAGCTACTAAGTAATGTATATGTAACAGGTATACccaatttaatatataattttatattatgtgaatttttatatggTTCTGAATCTACTAAGAAAATTTCGAAcatttttccttttttttttgcatttatcatagatatatatatatcataatcaaatgtatatattaataaaatatcctTATcttcaattatatattctgatacataatttgatatatttatagatGGAATAATTATCTTAGttcttatataattattaatattattaataattatttcttttatttcgtCTAAAACATGTTTACCTATACTTTCTGTtaccatatttttaaacCACCTAATTACTTCTCCCATACTTATGCTATGCTTTTTAcacattataatataatttatctCTTTATCAATCACAATTTTCATATGCCTATTAATTGGCTCGTAAGGGGGTAGTGTATAATCTTTTATAAATGATTTTAATGCCATTAACAGATCAACATTCCTATGGTTATGTGTtgtattcatatatttattaaaatatattcctgttcttaatatatttgtgtgTATTTCGTTTTGATTAAGATctaacaatattttatcatatatatttgtcttatcaaataaatcaaaattatataaatctaagtaatttattttattatcatgcgataaaaaattatattcctGGATATTAGACAAATTTAATTTCCCATTTAAGATATTAGGAACTGGGCATGtactaaataaatttgttttattagaagaattattttgtttgttattatttaaacttaattttgttttattgtttattatGCTTGTTTTTAAAGGgtcatatattattgtgtTTTTACTTTCTTCATAATTTTCTCCTTTTTCATTCTTATCATGTTTAATTTCTtccctttttattttatttttttttattttattatcatcatctCTCTcatcttcattttcttcttgGAAATTTTGCACTGACACACTTTTTCCTTGCTTCTTTTCCTCGCTATCTATTTTAGAACTTTCTTTATCTGTGCATGTATGAGAATAATTTTCCCGCACAcaattatttgaaatagtttcattgtttttattaatacttTCGAATTTGTTGTTACTAGTATTTGGACTTGAAATATCGCTTatgtcattttttttgtcttcTTTTGTTACCCCACTTATATCTACCTTCCTCCTATTATagtataaattatatttcaaGGATGCACTTGGGTCATCATCAACATCATCGcttttatcattatcttCACTTGCTTGtttcaattttaatatcctattataatataatggCTTACATATTAAGCATCGATGCTTTGTAAAATAGGgacatttatatatattattaataatacatagaatggaataaaatactgtatttttttcattacaAGGCTTTACAAAACCTTTAAATAATGTGTGTAGAAGAGTTTTTTTACTCgtgtttttatttaatattgacactttaacatatttttcgCTTTTGGAAAAAttctttttaaatttttctttatttattgttccactcactttttttttttttcttttagaaaaagttaaataaaatttatcatCCATTTTCTTCcatagaaaaattaataataaaaaaaaataattttttttgaaaatgttaaataatatggGAATACtacaaaatgaataaatgaAGGTAAAGcatataatgtatatatccaaatatacatataaaatctATATTGatcaataatatatataagaagccaattcataaataaaaaaattggatatttatatatatatgtattcgTGATAGTTCAAAAGCAATAACCACATATAGTagtatatacaattttctaatatatttgtataataatataagagcatatttaattgtatgtatatataaaatacataatgaatattatatcgtatatatatgtatatattcttGTTCATGTGTGGTTtctatgaaaaatatgcatatatagcTTGATCATCTCTTGTAATATTCTGTACGcatcataaatatatgaacacggttattattatattaatgcTGGGTATTGCtaactatatatatcttaagaataacatatattttttttaacatgtACTTAATCCACTGTTGATGAAAACTTTGGTTTTatgtaaaattaaaaaacacactatttaaaagatattacataatatgaaaatgtaaatcaaaaaaaaaaataatatatgtatataaacatataataaagtatatatattaaaaatcaaaaaggaatgatattaatattaagaTATTGCATTAATTCATGTAAAGGttgtatttaaatatacatatatatataacaaaataaatatacacgGGTAGATTTTCTCCAAAATTAATGTAACATTATTTAAACTCTTTACATGTTTTGTGGCATTTTCGCACACAGTTTTTCTATAAATTGGTAGTTTAATTGTTTGGTAGtcataataataagaaCCTTGCTAATTTGAATgttattatgtatatttatttaatgtgAATAATATAGTATGATACTTTCAATATATAAGGGaaagtatataatatatatatatatatatatatatatatatatatatatattataacatTCCCCACgcaaagaaatatttattgcttttttattatactttaTTAGCATATTAACAAAAGTATAAAATACACAAAATAAACTTCTGCATTGTGAcatgtttttaatataatttatcaaaatttaaaagagCTTATTGGAGGAAGGACAACTTATATAAATTCTACATTTCaccttttaatattaatat contains the following coding sequences:
- a CDS encoding translation initiation factor eIF-2B subunit delta, putative, giving the protein MDDKFYLTFSKRKKKKVSGTINKEKFKKNFSKSEKYVKVSILNKNTSKKTLLHTLFKGFVKPCNEKNTVFYSILCIINNIYKCPYFTKHRCLICKPLYYNRILKLKQASEDNDKSDDVDDDPSASLKYNLYYNRRKVDISGVTKEDKKNDISDISSPNTSNNKFESINKNNETISNNCVRENYSHTCTDKESSKIDSEEKKQGKSVSVQNFQEENEDERDDDNKIKKNKIKREEIKHDKNEKGENYEESKNTIIYDPLKTSIINNKTKLSLNNNKQNNSSNKTNLFSTCPVPNILNGKLNLSNIQEYNFLSHDNKINYLDLYNFDLFDKTNIYDKILLDLNQNEIHTNILRTGIYFNKYMNTTHNHRNVDLLMALKSFIKDYTLPPYEPINRHMKIVIDKEINYIIMCKKHSISMGEVIRWFKNMVTESIGKHVLDEIKEIIINNINNYIRTKIIIPSINISNYVSEYIIEDKDILLIYTFDYDIYISMINAKKKGKMFEIFLVDSEPYKNSHNIKLYIKLGIPVTYTLLSSLSYNIKKCTKVLLGIDSIMHNNIYGYAGTSMICMISKVNNVPVYIVCETYKISNKIIIDSFSMNNINNNIDVYDYIYLHHYHNSKHYHNNIPSIRKNDKTAVDSGLEFNKKLNNFIESYPDIKSNQILFSNINDGNYIGSANSLNQNMKCPKPTIIYSSGNPNQFYKKGRKENEKKHNINNICDPNESSKYNDTSIKCNHDSNSFEKSNVQKFNDNQSSLYIENKNDQTSNNILKKNMFALHEEEKTSLFIKVVKDKKINTLIMKKNSYEEININKMNHDEISIGENNTNQTNPSTPGLKQKETSVFRNTVKDVSNERIVSTKSIMKIIDESNNNKKVETINLCINHKHNFTNVSNDCKNMNKKNKQFYNIKNDKAFYEQKNSYFINFKNYLDISSNNSNPKIKQNEIEEEKTSCNNVCDSICSSIGNLNIKNICRDRHNETNLFSSILSHIDKIKTNTDKSFYVANICNDVTPLNYISYIITEVGVYTSENKNSLNVFIQNNI